Proteins co-encoded in one Stomoxys calcitrans chromosome 5, idStoCalc2.1, whole genome shotgun sequence genomic window:
- the LOC106090387 gene encoding cytochrome P450 6a22 has product MQLKPWGVVLGDYYQQMCAEGKPFKVLEGLWTSMVLVQDLTAIKDIMITQFENFPDRGFYVNHKDALSLNLVRLDYKLWKPLRQKLSPSFSPAKLRSMFPTLSKVGEQLVTVLREECGVHGKSIEIYDLCSRFTTDIIGNVAFGMECNSLSEPNTEFRQQGDRAFYNLLHPFVDMFGAKYPQILRLLNVKAFGKESNEFFKRVFKENLEYREKNNIRRQDFMDLLIDLKNEHHNNKELPMTLELLVGQTFAFFIGGFETSSSTMAYALYEMAKNGNNQTFTYECLKGMRYLKTIIQETLRKYPVAPAIPRVCRRTCTLKTSQHSSLTLQEGTTVIIPIYGIQHNSQLYPEPEKFAPERFANDEENAKRDPCSFLAFGAGPKICIGEQFGRLQMTLGLAIMLSEFKFSVCSNTPEELHFDPKNMFVLAMKNGIVLKIEKYE; this is encoded by the exons ATGCAGCTCAAGCCTTGGGGTGTGGTTCTAGGCGATTACTATCAGCAAATGTGTGCCGAAGGGAAGCCTTTTAAGGTGCTAGAGGGTCTTTGGACCTCTATGGTGTTAGTGCAGGATTTGACAGCCATTAAGGATATAATGATAACAcagtttgaaaattttcccgaCAGAGGATTCTATGTAAATCATAAGGATGCTCTAAGTCTTAATTTGGTGAGACTGGATTATAAGCTGTGGAAGCCACTGCGTCAAAAGCTTTCACCAAGTTTTTCACCAGCCAAATTGCGCAGCATGTTTCCCACATTGTCGAAAGTGGGTGAACAACTGGTAACAGTTTTGAGAGAAGAATGTGGAGTGCATGGGAAAAGCATAGAAATTTACGATCTATGTTCCCGCTTTACCACCGATATCATTGGCAATGTGGCCTTTGGCATGGAGTGCAATAGTCTAAGCGAACCCAACACAGAGTTTCGCCAGCAAGGTGATAGAGCCTTTTACAACCTACTCCACCCATTTGTGGATATGTTTGGAGCCAAATACCCACAGATTTTGCGTTTGTTAAATGTTAAAGCATTTGGCAAGGAGAgtaatgaattttttaaacGGGTATTCAAAGAAAACTTGGAATACAGAGAGAAAAATAACATTAGGCGCCAAGACTTTATGGACTTGTTAATCGATTTAAAAAATGAGCATCACAATAATAAGGAGTTACCTATGACTTTGGAGCTGTTAGTGGGTCAAACTTTTGCTTTCTTCATTGGAGGTTTTGAGACCAGTTCAAGTACCATGGCTTATGCTCTATATGAAATGGCAAAGAATG GTAATAATCAGACCTTCACCTATGAATGTTTAAAGGGTATGAGATATTTGAAGACAATTATTCAAG AGACTTTGCGTAAATATCCGGTGGCTCCTGCCATACCTCGCGTTTGTCGTCGCACTTGCACTTTAAAAACATCCCAACATTCTTCTTTGACTTTGCAAGAAGGCACCACCGTCATCATTCCCATTTATGGCATACAACACAATTCCCAACTATATCCGGAACCAGAGAAATTCGCACCAGAACGCTTTGCCAATGATGAAGAGAACGCCAAGCGTGATCCCTGTTCGTTTTTGGCGTTTGGTGCAGGgccaaaaatttgcattggTGAGCAGTTTGGTAGATTGCAAATGACCTTGGGTCTTGCTATAATGTTAAgcgaatttaaattttctgtttGCTCCAATACACCCGAGGAGCTGCACTTTGATCCTAAAAATATGTTTGTACTAGCAATGAAGAATGGCATTGTCTTGAAGATTGAAAAGTATGAATaa